From Desulfatibacillum aliphaticivorans DSM 15576, the proteins below share one genomic window:
- a CDS encoding OB-fold nucleic acid binding domain-containing protein, with the protein MEPEVWEKGCMESDRIRWCEDGRYVKACGRVIIIHTPPTKSGKRVMFITLEDARGLFDVTVFENVGKRCAKIVLSQTVLVVEGVVNRFGLRGVSILARNIRAPRRAND; encoded by the coding sequence GTGGAGCCCGAAGTCTGGGAAAAAGGCTGCATGGAAAGCGACCGGATCAGGTGGTGCGAGGACGGCCGCTACGTCAAAGCCTGCGGAAGGGTCATCATCATTCATACGCCGCCGACCAAAAGCGGCAAACGGGTTATGTTCATCACCCTGGAGGACGCCAGGGGCTTGTTTGACGTGACCGTGTTTGAAAACGTCGGCAAGCGCTGCGCCAAAATCGTCCTGTCCCAAACCGTTTTGGTGGTGGAGGGCGTGGTCAACCGATTCGGCCTGCGCGGCGTTTCCATACTGGCAAGAAATATTCGCGCCCCCAGGCGCGCTAACGATTAA
- a CDS encoding DUF72 domain-containing protein, protein MIRVGAAGWTHASLAGERAFYPPGLGQRDFLKYYASRFSTVETASTFFRIPTMEIVSHWVNQTPDHFVFHFQIPGMLTGFPVIPKNLPGIIARDLDAELLKKRQIQAFPKQILEMGFDMFTAGMRPAMESGKLGAVVCRFPPWFEPNESSFAYLDLMDDKTRGLARAVEFLNTGWQRPEAFSQAIAFFKPRNIAFAATDTFRIRNYSGRGRLTSQLAYLRFSGRSQGSRYLYSQPELHSWLARSFAANSRAKNVYAVFACRQGMDAVLNARLFLNMLKWEAKIRKDNKKKRTAA, encoded by the coding sequence ATGATACGGGTAGGCGCAGCAGGATGGACACATGCAAGCCTTGCAGGCGAACGGGCCTTTTATCCCCCCGGCCTGGGGCAAAGGGATTTCCTTAAGTATTACGCGTCCCGCTTTTCCACTGTGGAGACAGCCTCTACTTTTTTCCGAATCCCAACCATGGAAATAGTCAGTCATTGGGTGAACCAGACGCCGGACCACTTCGTTTTTCATTTTCAGATTCCGGGAATGCTGACCGGTTTTCCCGTCATACCTAAAAACCTTCCCGGCATCATCGCCAGAGACCTGGACGCGGAATTGCTGAAAAAACGCCAAATTCAGGCGTTTCCCAAGCAGATTCTGGAAATGGGATTTGACATGTTCACGGCGGGCATGCGTCCTGCCATGGAGTCTGGAAAACTTGGCGCAGTAGTCTGCCGTTTTCCCCCATGGTTCGAACCAAACGAATCGTCCTTTGCGTACCTGGATTTGATGGACGACAAAACACGCGGCCTCGCCCGCGCCGTGGAGTTCCTGAACACCGGTTGGCAAAGGCCGGAGGCGTTTTCGCAAGCCATCGCATTTTTTAAGCCCAGAAATATAGCTTTTGCGGCCACGGACACCTTTCGCATCAGGAATTACTCAGGCCGCGGCAGGCTGACCTCTCAATTGGCTTATCTACGATTTTCAGGAAGAAGCCAGGGAAGCCGCTATCTTTACAGCCAGCCCGAGTTGCACTCCTGGCTGGCCAGAAGCTTCGCCGCAAACTCAAGGGCTAAAAACGTATACGCCGTATTCGCGTGCAGGCAGGGCATGGACGCTGTATTAAACGCACGCTTATTCCTCAATATGCTGAAATGGGAGGCGAAGATTCGCAAAGATAATAAAAAAAAGCGGACGGCGGCTTAA
- the lexA gene encoding transcriptional repressor LexA gives MEDLTEKQSLVFEFIMEYTADHGYPPTVRELCDELGFKSPNTAHFHLKGLKDKGYIQSAKGKNRGITVLKTPPGAGGKIPLVGRIAAGAPILAVENVMDTLDVDRAFFGSSDAFSVRVEGDSMIEAHIEDGDYVVIKPTATPRNGDIVAALVNDEVTLKYFHRDGSRIELRPANVRYKPFCYTEEDFIDVRVLGVMAGLIRKV, from the coding sequence ATGGAAGACCTGACGGAAAAACAAAGCCTGGTTTTTGAGTTCATCATGGAATACACGGCTGACCACGGTTATCCGCCCACCGTGCGGGAGTTATGCGACGAGTTGGGGTTCAAGTCTCCCAACACGGCCCATTTTCACCTGAAAGGCCTAAAAGACAAAGGGTACATCCAGTCGGCCAAGGGCAAAAACCGGGGCATCACGGTTTTAAAGACGCCGCCCGGCGCCGGAGGCAAAATCCCTTTGGTGGGCCGCATCGCCGCAGGCGCGCCTATCCTTGCGGTGGAAAACGTCATGGACACCCTGGACGTGGACCGGGCTTTTTTCGGCTCCTCCGATGCTTTTTCCGTACGGGTTGAAGGGGATTCCATGATCGAAGCCCATATAGAAGACGGAGACTATGTGGTCATCAAGCCCACGGCCACGCCCCGGAACGGCGATATTGTCGCCGCTTTGGTGAATGACGAGGTTACCCTCAAGTATTTCCACAGGGACGGAAGCCGCATTGAACTGCGTCCCGCCAACGTTAGGTACAAGCCTTTTTGCTACACCGAAGAGGATTTTATCGACGTGCGCGTGCTCGGCGTAATGGCCGGGCTGATCCGAAAGGTGTAG